The following coding sequences lie in one Niabella agricola genomic window:
- a CDS encoding bifunctional GNAT family N-acetyltransferase/carbon-nitrogen hydrolase family protein, translated as MTDPINIEIKTLEKDQYDALKETMIACYPSMPESYWQRAQINRLINLFPEGQVVIYINGVMAACALSIIVDEKKVNNRHNYKSITGNYSFNSHDSEGEILYGIDVFIKPQFRGMRLGRRLYDYRKELAERLNLKGIVFGGRIPGYHKYAREMTPSAYIQKVKQKELHDPVLDFQLANDFHPVRIIKNYLHGDVQSNEYGVLLKWDNIYYEDRSEQAFPLKRVVRLGLVQWQMRLYKNLEEMMTQVEYFVDTVSGYRCDFAVFPEFFNAPLMAEYNHLSAADAVKEVSKYTAVIRDRFAALAVSYNINIVTGSMPEVVDGRLYNVGYLCQRDGSVDKYEKIHVTPDEERVWGMVGGSQVKAFDTDCGKVGILVCYDSEFPELSRLLADEGMDILFVPFLTDTQNAYFRVRHCAQARAIENECYVAIAGNVGNLPQVQNMDIQYAQSMILTPCDFSFPSNGIEAEATPNTEMVVIGDVDIDLLRHLHKFGSVKNLADRRKDVYEVVRKV; from the coding sequence ATGACAGACCCGATCAATATCGAAATAAAAACACTTGAAAAGGACCAGTATGATGCGCTTAAGGAAACCATGATCGCCTGCTACCCCAGCATGCCGGAAAGCTACTGGCAGCGGGCGCAAATCAACCGGTTGATCAACCTGTTTCCCGAAGGCCAGGTAGTAATCTATATAAACGGCGTAATGGCAGCTTGTGCGCTTTCGATTATCGTAGACGAAAAAAAAGTGAACAACCGGCACAATTATAAAAGCATTACCGGCAATTATTCCTTTAATTCGCATGATTCCGAAGGGGAAATCCTATATGGCATTGACGTTTTCATTAAACCGCAGTTCCGTGGTATGCGCCTGGGACGGCGGTTGTACGATTACCGGAAAGAACTGGCCGAACGCCTGAACCTGAAAGGGATTGTATTTGGCGGCCGGATACCCGGGTATCATAAGTATGCCCGGGAAATGACGCCCAGCGCGTATATCCAAAAGGTAAAACAGAAAGAGCTGCATGACCCGGTGCTGGACTTTCAGCTCGCCAACGATTTTCACCCGGTACGTATTATCAAAAATTACCTGCATGGCGACGTACAGTCTAATGAATATGGCGTGTTACTGAAATGGGATAATATTTATTATGAAGACCGGAGCGAGCAGGCCTTCCCGCTCAAACGCGTGGTGCGCCTGGGGCTGGTGCAATGGCAGATGCGGCTTTATAAGAACCTGGAAGAAATGATGACCCAGGTCGAATACTTTGTGGACACGGTTTCCGGCTACCGTTGCGATTTTGCCGTGTTTCCCGAATTCTTTAATGCGCCCCTGATGGCCGAATACAACCACCTTTCCGCCGCCGACGCCGTAAAAGAGGTTTCCAAATATACCGCCGTTATACGCGACCGGTTTGCGGCCCTGGCCGTAAGCTACAATATCAATATTGTAACGGGGAGCATGCCGGAGGTGGTAGATGGCCGCCTTTACAATGTAGGGTACCTCTGTCAGCGCGACGGATCCGTAGACAAATATGAAAAAATTCATGTTACACCCGATGAGGAGCGCGTTTGGGGCATGGTGGGCGGCAGCCAGGTAAAAGCCTTTGATACCGATTGTGGTAAAGTAGGCATCCTGGTTTGTTACGACTCCGAGTTTCCCGAACTCAGCCGCCTGCTGGCAGACGAGGGAATGGACATCCTGTTCGTGCCTTTTCTTACTGATACCCAAAACGCTTATTTCCGGGTGCGGCATTGTGCGCAGGCCCGGGCCATTGAAAATGAATGCTATGTAGCCATTGCCGGCAATGTGGGCAACCTGCCCCAGGTACAGAATATGGACATCCAGTATGCACAATCGATGATCCTTACGCCCTGCGATTTTTCTTTTCCGTCTAATGGTATTGAAGCGGAAGCTACCCCCAATACGGAAATGGTGGTGATCGGTGATGTGGACATTGACCTGTTACGACATCTCCATAAATTCGGAAGCGTTAAAAACCTGGCAGACCGCCGGAAAGATGTATATGAAGTGGTTCGGAAGGTTTGA
- a CDS encoding peptidylprolyl isomerase, with the protein MSVIQNIQDKYGKVMAVIIGLALVIFVVMLAFENGGSLFTGDVRTIGKVNGDKIEFQEFSNLVEQQTQMMQARGMSGGEGAAQQANEMAWGQEVSRILLSQESKKLGLDVGKKELNDLLFGANPPQELAQGFTDPQTGKFDAAAAQRQINDIKSKGNAEQKAQINAFLDQLILQRQAEKYDALLTTSINFPKWMMEKRQTEDALMSKVSFVRVPYTTISDSAVKVTDSDIQDYINKHKNDFKQQESRGISYVAFNAQPNAADSAVARQRVLDLKPAFDSAHNIKDFLMSEGINNYYDGFISGSRIQVPMKDSIFRVGAGNTYGPYVDGNNYALAKIVATTSMPDTVKVRHILVGTVTQDPQTGQQVPLRDSATARKLADSLFTALQNGSNFDSLVVKFSTDQGSAANGGVYDNVPSGQMMPTFNDYIFTHPVGSRGIVKTDYGYHIVEVLATKGSATGYKIAYVTKPIEASQETDNAASSAATHFAAQATNQKAFNAAAEKLQQEKGIMKSVAADIPPTGAMIQGLGASRSFVKNIYKAGLGDVIQPERVGDYYVVGLVTEINKEGTMSPAKARMMVEPLLVNQKKAKIITDKIGKISTLEAAASSLKQQVETADSLRFNGQSPSAVGFEPKVIGAAFNKANLQKVIPEAIAGTQGVYVVRVDNLMSTPASVQNLDELRKMRYQQAKQQSQFQSIQALREAATIKDFRSKFY; encoded by the coding sequence ATGTCAGTAATACAGAACATTCAGGACAAGTATGGCAAGGTGATGGCTGTGATCATTGGGCTTGCATTGGTCATATTTGTAGTGATGCTTGCTTTTGAGAACGGCGGAAGCCTGTTTACCGGAGATGTCCGGACCATTGGAAAAGTAAACGGTGATAAAATTGAGTTCCAGGAATTCAGTAACCTTGTAGAACAACAAACGCAAATGATGCAGGCCCGCGGAATGAGCGGCGGTGAAGGTGCTGCTCAGCAAGCCAACGAAATGGCCTGGGGCCAGGAGGTTTCCCGGATCCTGCTTTCCCAGGAATCTAAAAAACTGGGACTGGATGTAGGCAAAAAAGAACTGAACGACCTGCTGTTTGGAGCCAATCCTCCCCAGGAACTGGCACAGGGTTTTACGGATCCTCAAACCGGGAAATTTGATGCTGCGGCCGCACAGAGACAGATCAACGACATCAAATCAAAGGGAAACGCTGAACAAAAAGCACAGATTAATGCCTTCCTGGACCAGTTGATCCTCCAGCGCCAGGCAGAAAAATACGATGCCCTGTTAACTACCAGCATCAATTTCCCTAAATGGATGATGGAAAAACGGCAGACCGAGGACGCCCTGATGTCAAAAGTTTCTTTTGTAAGAGTGCCCTACACCACCATTTCCGATTCGGCGGTAAAGGTTACTGACAGTGATATACAGGATTATATTAATAAGCATAAAAACGACTTTAAACAACAGGAAAGCCGTGGCATTTCCTATGTGGCTTTCAATGCGCAGCCCAATGCAGCAGACAGCGCCGTGGCGCGTCAGCGGGTATTGGATCTGAAGCCGGCTTTTGACAGTGCGCATAATATAAAAGACTTCCTGATGAGCGAGGGCATCAACAATTACTATGATGGCTTTATCAGCGGTAGCCGCATCCAGGTACCCATGAAAGATTCCATCTTTCGGGTAGGTGCCGGCAATACCTACGGCCCTTATGTGGATGGGAACAATTATGCCTTGGCAAAAATTGTTGCCACTACCAGCATGCCGGACACTGTTAAAGTACGCCACATCCTGGTAGGTACGGTAACACAGGATCCGCAAACCGGCCAGCAGGTTCCTTTACGCGACAGTGCTACTGCACGTAAGCTGGCTGATAGCTTGTTTACTGCGTTACAAAACGGGTCTAATTTTGATTCACTGGTTGTAAAGTTCTCAACAGACCAGGGCAGTGCGGCAAACGGCGGTGTTTATGATAATGTACCTTCCGGGCAGATGATGCCAACTTTTAATGACTATATATTTACGCATCCCGTGGGCAGCAGAGGCATCGTAAAAACAGATTATGGGTACCACATTGTTGAAGTCCTGGCCACAAAAGGAAGTGCTACCGGTTATAAGATTGCTTATGTAACCAAGCCGATCGAGGCCAGCCAGGAAACCGATAATGCAGCCAGCAGCGCTGCTACGCATTTTGCGGCCCAGGCAACCAACCAAAAGGCTTTTAACGCCGCCGCTGAGAAACTGCAGCAGGAAAAGGGCATTATGAAGTCGGTTGCAGCTGACATTCCGCCTACCGGCGCGATGATACAGGGATTGGGAGCTTCCCGGAGCTTTGTAAAAAATATTTATAAAGCCGGCCTGGGCGATGTGATCCAGCCGGAAAGAGTGGGTGATTATTATGTTGTTGGATTGGTTACCGAGATCAATAAAGAAGGAACCATGAGCCCTGCGAAAGCGCGTATGATGGTGGAGCCCCTGCTTGTAAACCAGAAAAAAGCAAAGATCATCACGGATAAGATTGGCAAAATTAGTACCCTGGAAGCGGCGGCATCCTCGCTGAAGCAACAGGTGGAAACCGCCGATAGCCTGCGCTTTAACGGCCAGTCTCCTTCTGCCGTTGGGTTTGAGCCAAAAGTGATCGGCGCTGCTTTCAATAAAGCCAACCTGCAAAAGGTAATACCGGAAGCAATTGCCGGCACACAAGGGGTGTATGTAGTACGGGTTGACAATTTAATGAGCACACCCGCCTCCGTTCAAAACCTGGATGAACTGCGCAAGATGCGGTACCAGCAGGCAAAACAACAGAGCCAGTTCCAGTCGATCCAGGCGTTGCGGGAAGCCGCTACCATTAAGGATTTCCGGAGCAAATTCTATTAA
- a CDS encoding DinB family protein, with amino-acid sequence MKQNNTAVHVPASAGMFAGVSRLTIFLMIFMAPFYPATAAAQSITNEDIKTQFIKDWERAKAYTLEYLNTMPADQYSLKPVDSIRSFARQMLHLATDNVLLTAKALDQPLLFGKRDLEQSSTAQIKDSVMYYVTASYDFVIGGLKKLDAGKLGEQVSLFNMDISRAGWIAKTFEHQTHHRGQSTIYIRLAGIKPPQEKLF; translated from the coding sequence ATGAAACAGAATAATACTGCAGTCCACGTTCCTGCCTCCGCAGGAATGTTTGCCGGCGTTTCCAGGCTGACCATTTTCCTGATGATATTCATGGCACCGTTTTATCCGGCAACCGCTGCTGCACAAAGCATTACAAACGAAGACATCAAAACACAATTTATTAAAGACTGGGAACGGGCAAAAGCTTATACCCTGGAATACCTGAATACAATGCCGGCGGATCAATATTCCTTAAAACCGGTTGATAGCATCCGGAGCTTTGCCCGGCAGATGCTGCACCTGGCCACAGACAATGTGTTGCTTACCGCCAAAGCGCTCGATCAGCCACTGCTCTTTGGAAAAAGAGACCTGGAGCAAAGCAGTACTGCACAAATTAAGGACTCCGTCATGTACTATGTAACCGCATCTTATGATTTTGTGATCGGAGGATTAAAGAAACTGGATGCCGGAAAGCTGGGTGAACAGGTATCTTTATTTAACATGGACATAAGCCGCGCCGGCTGGATTGCCAAAACCTTTGAGCACCAGACCCACCACCGTGGCCAATCCACCATTTATATACGCCTTGCAGGAATAAAGCCGCCCCAGGAGAAATTATTTTAG
- the corA gene encoding magnesium/cobalt transporter CorA, translating into MKMRPEKYLRYLFLPNLFELFGTERTREILSVNPTVVPKREEAQQVIITAYCYNKENIEERKDISLQEALTLKEGNKIAWINVDGLRKSDVETVGARYGIHPLLQEDILSVNQRAKMDEEDEILFCLMNMLYYNEQKKSVDQEQISLVLGKNFVITFQEDLNRDVFTALRERLKLPTSKTRTKEADYLYYTLLDTIVDHYFIVMDKLGDEIEDLEEEIIRSASKRTLAYINSLRKELIVLKRTIYPVREVISGLIKSENDLLTEQNERYYKDVYDHIVQAIDLVDNYRDMLTGMQDLYLSNVNLKMNEVMKVMAVVTCLLAPATVIGGIFGMNFNVLPLTNQHFGFWIAVAAMILIPIWMLLIFKKKGWF; encoded by the coding sequence ATGAAGATGCGTCCCGAAAAATATCTGCGATACCTTTTTTTGCCCAACCTGTTTGAGCTTTTCGGAACCGAGCGCACCCGGGAGATCCTTTCTGTGAACCCAACCGTTGTGCCTAAAAGAGAGGAAGCGCAACAGGTAATCATTACGGCATATTGCTATAACAAAGAAAACATCGAAGAGCGAAAGGATATTTCCTTACAGGAGGCGTTGACATTAAAAGAAGGAAATAAGATTGCTTGGATCAACGTTGATGGGCTTCGTAAATCCGACGTGGAAACGGTTGGTGCGCGTTATGGTATTCATCCCCTGCTGCAGGAAGATATTCTGAGTGTGAACCAGCGGGCCAAGATGGACGAAGAGGATGAGATCCTTTTCTGCCTGATGAATATGCTTTATTACAACGAACAAAAAAAGTCGGTAGACCAGGAGCAGATCAGCCTTGTATTGGGAAAAAATTTTGTGATCACCTTTCAGGAAGACCTGAACCGGGATGTGTTTACCGCATTGCGGGAGCGATTAAAGTTGCCGACGAGTAAAACGCGTACCAAGGAGGCCGATTATTTATATTACACCTTACTGGATACCATCGTAGATCATTACTTTATTGTAATGGACAAACTGGGCGACGAGATTGAGGACCTGGAGGAGGAGATCATCCGGAGCGCCAGCAAGCGGACGCTGGCATATATCAATTCACTAAGAAAAGAACTGATTGTTTTAAAAAGAACCATTTACCCGGTGCGGGAGGTGATCAGCGGCCTGATTAAAAGTGAAAATGACCTGCTGACGGAACAAAACGAACGCTATTATAAAGATGTGTATGATCATATTGTACAGGCCATTGACCTGGTAGACAATTACCGGGACATGCTGACCGGTATGCAGGATCTGTACCTCAGCAATGTGAACCTGAAGATGAATGAGGTTATGAAAGTAATGGCCGTTGTAACCTGTTTATTGGCCCCGGCTACCGTTATCGGCGGTATTTTTGGGATGAACTTTAATGTATTGCCACTCACCAATCAGCATTTTGGCTTCTGGATCGCTGTAGCGGCGATGATCCTGATCCCTATCTGGATGTTGCTGATCTTTAAAAAGAAAGGTTGGTTTTAA
- a CDS encoding DUF2480 family protein, with the protein MEPIIRNKVAESGIITLNLESYYPSEPVKLFDIKDYLFMGMILKEKDFRTALKELDWSAYENQLVGIVCSADAIIPLWAYMLIVSYLQPIAKFICLGDEASVKNKWLLKNIDAIDTTSFSDARVVIKGCGDIPVSEEAYAAISLKLLPVVKSLMYGEPCSTVPVFKRK; encoded by the coding sequence ATGGAGCCGATTATCAGAAATAAAGTAGCAGAAAGCGGGATCATTACCCTCAACCTGGAATCCTATTATCCTTCGGAGCCGGTTAAATTGTTTGATATCAAGGATTATCTCTTTATGGGCATGATCCTTAAAGAAAAGGATTTCCGGACTGCGCTGAAAGAACTGGACTGGTCGGCCTATGAAAACCAATTGGTGGGCATTGTGTGCTCCGCAGATGCCATCATTCCGCTATGGGCCTATATGCTTATTGTGAGCTACCTGCAGCCCATTGCCAAATTCATATGCCTGGGCGATGAGGCTTCCGTCAAAAATAAATGGCTCCTGAAAAATATTGATGCCATTGACACCACCTCTTTTTCGGATGCGCGTGTGGTGATCAAGGGCTGCGGTGATATTCCGGTATCGGAAGAAGCATATGCCGCCATTTCCCTAAAATTACTCCCCGTGGTAAAAAGCCTTATGTACGGAGAGCCCTGCAGCACCGTGCCGGTATTCAAACGGAAATAA
- a CDS encoding DUF3472 domain-containing protein produces the protein MKRSVKGLFAGFLLFSSVINAQSVTVPAGGNAWALQRTEEGVRIHNNGVTNWTKINDGFTTYIRVTQPGTLKVWLETGAVTGMPEVAVSVFKQTRKAILKAEGRSFYIGEWNINDSGYVLIVVKGVKKEGCCFPDVTALKLEGSALTDKASYTKNNEGSFFHWGRRGPSVHMGYQLPKDVDAEWFYNEVTVPEGNDLIGSYFMANGFGEGYFGMQVNSATERRILFSVWSPYNTDDPKQIPEDHKIKMLKKGEGVYSGEFGNEGAGGQSILRYNWKAATTYKFLLHVLPDGDSHTVYTAYFYDGAKNTWLLVASFRRPKLATYLKRPHSFLENFNPNQGDLERNVFFGNQWVRDTKGNWHELTKARFTADNTARVGYRKDYAGGVKGQQFYLRNCGFFNDYVPYDTMVERQPTGKAPQVNLNALP, from the coding sequence ATGAAACGTTCCGTTAAAGGATTGTTTGCAGGGTTCCTGCTTTTTTCTTCTGTGATCAATGCCCAGTCTGTAACCGTTCCTGCAGGGGGTAATGCCTGGGCGCTGCAAAGGACCGAAGAGGGCGTGCGGATCCATAACAACGGGGTAACCAACTGGACAAAGATCAATGATGGCTTTACAACCTATATACGGGTTACACAGCCCGGAACCTTGAAGGTATGGCTGGAGACGGGGGCGGTGACCGGAATGCCTGAAGTTGCGGTATCTGTATTTAAACAGACCCGTAAGGCAATCCTGAAAGCCGAAGGCCGTTCTTTTTATATTGGCGAATGGAATATAAATGACAGCGGCTATGTGCTCATTGTAGTGAAAGGGGTAAAAAAAGAAGGCTGCTGTTTTCCGGATGTAACTGCGTTAAAGCTGGAGGGTTCTGCACTTACGGATAAGGCCAGTTATACCAAGAATAATGAAGGCAGCTTCTTTCATTGGGGGAGGAGGGGCCCCTCCGTACATATGGGGTACCAGTTGCCAAAGGATGTGGATGCCGAATGGTTTTATAATGAAGTAACGGTGCCGGAAGGCAATGATCTGATCGGTTCTTATTTTATGGCCAATGGTTTTGGTGAGGGTTATTTTGGCATGCAGGTGAACTCCGCCACTGAGCGGCGCATCCTGTTTTCCGTTTGGAGTCCGTACAATACGGATGATCCGAAGCAAATTCCTGAAGATCATAAGATCAAGATGCTAAAAAAAGGCGAAGGCGTTTATTCCGGCGAATTTGGCAACGAAGGAGCAGGTGGTCAGAGCATCCTGCGGTATAACTGGAAAGCTGCTACCACCTATAAGTTCCTGTTGCATGTGTTGCCGGATGGGGACAGCCATACGGTTTATACGGCATATTTTTACGATGGTGCAAAAAATACCTGGCTGCTGGTGGCCAGCTTCCGGCGTCCCAAGCTGGCCACTTATCTGAAGCGGCCGCATTCTTTCCTCGAAAACTTTAATCCCAACCAGGGCGACCTGGAGCGGAACGTATTCTTCGGTAACCAATGGGTGCGGGATACAAAGGGCAATTGGCATGAGCTCACCAAAGCACGCTTTACAGCCGATAATACGGCGCGCGTGGGGTATCGCAAAGATTACGCAGGAGGTGTGAAGGGACAACAATTTTACCTGCGCAACTGTGGGTTCTTTAATGACTATGTGCCTTACGATACCATGGTGGAACGTCAGCCCACGGGTAAAGCACCCCAGGTTAATTTGAATGCATTGCCATAG